Proteins from one bacterium genomic window:
- a CDS encoding nucleotide exchange factor GrpE: MADDDRIDSGVPDSAFDEALKAIERAQEESRRRGKAGAKPSVKAQAPPPRSPARAADEVDIEIDADATGEDDLANLLKYFEEGGVEPVEVARPSARPPASRDADLDMLAKLLEEEQNLEKEAELLRTVLAETRASAQASAGATVQSGAALKEKETQIQGLQERLVHIQAEFDNFKKRINRDKADMVRFSNENLILSMLPIIDNFERAISHASATHDPDAMIDGVRLVLKQLHDTLSQNGVRKIDASDQQFDPVYHEAMASMETADREPGTVIAQYEPAYLLHGRLLRPAKVVVATRTNGAGPGPNADSGPDLNHQDPQTSQDR, translated from the coding sequence ATGGCCGACGACGACCGAATCGACTCCGGCGTACCGGATTCCGCCTTCGACGAGGCGCTGAAGGCGATCGAGCGCGCGCAGGAAGAATCGCGCCGCCGCGGCAAGGCCGGCGCGAAACCGTCGGTCAAGGCGCAGGCTCCACCCCCCCGGAGCCCCGCTCGCGCGGCGGACGAGGTGGACATCGAAATCGACGCCGACGCGACGGGCGAGGATGACCTGGCCAACCTGCTGAAATATTTCGAGGAGGGCGGCGTCGAGCCCGTGGAGGTCGCCCGGCCGAGCGCGCGTCCGCCGGCCTCGCGCGACGCCGACCTGGACATGCTCGCCAAGCTTCTCGAGGAAGAGCAGAACCTCGAAAAGGAAGCGGAATTGCTGCGCACGGTGCTCGCGGAGACGCGCGCCTCGGCGCAGGCGTCCGCAGGCGCCACGGTGCAATCCGGCGCCGCGCTCAAGGAAAAGGAAACGCAGATTCAAGGCCTGCAGGAGCGCCTTGTTCACATTCAGGCGGAGTTCGACAATTTCAAGAAGCGCATCAATCGCGACAAGGCGGACATGGTGCGTTTTTCGAACGAGAACCTGATCCTGTCGATGCTGCCGATCATCGACAACTTCGAGCGCGCGATCTCTCACGCCTCGGCGACGCACGACCCCGACGCGATGATCGACGGCGTTCGCCTGGTTCTGAAACAACTGCACGACACGCTTTCGCAAAACGGCGTGCGCAAGATCGACGCGTCCGATCAGCAATTCGATCCCGTCTATCACGAGGCGATGGCGAGCATGGAAACCGCCGATCGCGAGCCGGGAACGGTGATTGCCCAATACGAGCCGGCCTACCTGCTGCACGGGCGTCTTTTGCGCCCCGCGAAGGTCGTGGTCGCCACGCGAACAAACGGCGCCGGACCCGGGCCGAATGCGGATTCCGGGCCGGATTTGAACCACCAAGACCCCCAAACTTCCCAAGATCGTTGA
- the rocD gene encoding ornithine--oxo-acid transaminase produces MTTTDSGLPAAGARPDAQTLREWEDAYGSSNYKPLPVVLSHGKGARLFDIEGRAYIDMLSAYSAVSHGHGHPRILRALAAQAERLCMTSRAFRNDQLGPFLKELCELTGMARALPMNTGAEAVETAIKIARKWAYAIKNVPNDTAEIVAFTDNFHGRTTTIVGMSTSAKSRDHFGPFTPGFRVLPYGDIDAVRAAVGERTAMVLVEPIQGEAGVRIPPDGFLRELRAICDKTRTLLVFDEIQTGLGRCGRMFCHEYEDVRPDAMCLGKALGGGVLPISAVVSTEEVLGLFKPGEHGSTFGGNPLACACAREAMRVLVEEDLPGRAARLGERLIAGLRKVATPRVVDVRGRGLLTAIELAPGEPGARTICERLMNEGVLAKETRDTTIRFAPPLVITEEELDDAIGRIGKVLAEA; encoded by the coding sequence ATGACCACGACCGATTCCGGCCTTCCCGCCGCCGGCGCCCGCCCCGATGCCCAAACGCTTCGCGAATGGGAAGACGCCTACGGCTCCAGCAACTACAAACCATTGCCTGTGGTGCTCTCCCACGGCAAGGGCGCCCGCCTGTTCGATATCGAGGGGCGCGCGTACATCGACATGCTTTCGGCTTACTCCGCGGTGTCGCACGGCCACGGGCATCCGCGCATCCTGCGCGCTCTCGCCGCGCAAGCCGAGCGCCTGTGCATGACGAGCCGCGCTTTCCGCAACGATCAGCTCGGGCCGTTCCTGAAGGAGTTGTGCGAGTTGACGGGCATGGCGCGCGCCTTGCCCATGAACACGGGCGCCGAGGCGGTCGAGACCGCCATCAAGATCGCGCGAAAGTGGGCGTACGCCATCAAGAACGTCCCGAACGACACGGCGGAAATCGTCGCCTTTACCGATAATTTCCACGGCCGGACGACGACCATCGTCGGCATGTCCACCTCCGCGAAGTCGCGCGATCACTTCGGGCCGTTTACCCCGGGATTTCGCGTCCTGCCTTACGGCGACATCGACGCGGTTCGCGCCGCCGTCGGCGAACGAACGGCCATGGTGCTCGTGGAGCCGATCCAGGGCGAGGCGGGCGTTCGCATTCCGCCCGACGGGTTTTTGCGCGAGTTGCGCGCCATCTGCGACAAGACGCGCACGCTCCTCGTGTTTGACGAGATCCAGACCGGTCTTGGCCGCTGCGGGCGCATGTTCTGTCACGAATACGAAGACGTGCGGCCCGATGCCATGTGCCTCGGCAAGGCGCTGGGCGGCGGCGTGCTGCCGATCAGCGCCGTTGTGTCGACCGAAGAGGTGCTTGGCCTGTTCAAACCCGGCGAGCACGGTTCGACCTTCGGCGGAAACCCCCTCGCGTGTGCCTGCGCGCGGGAGGCGATGCGTGTGCTCGTCGAAGAGGACCTGCCCGGCCGCGCGGCGCGCCTGGGCGAGCGGTTGATCGCGGGCTTGAGGAAGGTCGCCACGCCCCGCGTCGTCGATGTGCGGGGCCGCGGGCTTCTGACGGCGATCGAGCTTGCACCCGGCGAGCCCGGCGCGCGGACCATCTGCGAACGCCTGATGAATGAAGGCGTCCTGGCCAAGGAAACGCGCGACACGACGATCCGGTTTGCCCCGCCGCTCGTGATCACCGAGGAAGAACTCGACGACGCGATCGGCCGAATCGGAAAAGTCCTGGCCGAGGCTTGA
- a CDS encoding DNA cytosine methyltransferase — translation MAHVISLFSGCGGMDLGFRGGFVFGGRRYARTGFDILAAVDADAEAASLYRLNIGAICRARVEDVAIWPRAGVVIAGPPCQPFSAAGVKQGANDARDAMPVLIEAIGDIAPSAFVIENVPALAERKPFRQAFAELTGALAALGYEIRARVLDAADFGVPQHRRRLFIVGLRPDQACPDPFPAPTHGGALRPFVRVRDAIADLGVPGDRHFAKRDATLRRLAEGERRHPRFGASSRRVFADRPFPTIKASDTAAPRLIHPWFDRALAMPELLRAQSFPDDFIVPRRTPSIGNAVPPVLAWHIARSIARILK, via the coding sequence ATGGCGCATGTCATCAGTCTGTTTTCCGGTTGCGGCGGAATGGACCTGGGGTTTCGCGGCGGCTTCGTTTTCGGCGGACGGCGATACGCGCGCACGGGTTTCGATATCCTCGCCGCGGTGGACGCCGACGCCGAGGCTGCGTCGCTCTATCGGTTGAACATCGGCGCGATTTGCCGCGCGCGTGTGGAAGATGTCGCGATCTGGCCGCGCGCCGGCGTTGTGATCGCCGGGCCGCCGTGCCAGCCATTCTCCGCCGCCGGAGTCAAACAAGGCGCGAACGACGCGCGCGACGCCATGCCGGTCCTTATCGAGGCGATCGGCGACATCGCGCCGAGCGCGTTCGTCATCGAAAACGTGCCCGCGCTCGCCGAGCGAAAGCCATTTCGGCAAGCGTTCGCCGAACTGACCGGCGCGCTCGCCGCGTTGGGCTACGAGATCCGCGCGCGCGTGCTCGATGCGGCCGATTTCGGCGTTCCGCAGCACCGGCGCCGCCTTTTCATCGTGGGGCTGCGGCCCGATCAGGCATGCCCCGATCCGTTCCCCGCGCCGACGCACGGCGGAGCGCTTCGCCCGTTTGTGCGCGTGCGCGACGCGATCGCCGATCTGGGCGTTCCGGGCGATCGCCATTTCGCGAAACGCGACGCAACATTGCGACGACTCGCCGAGGGCGAACGGCGGCATCCGCGATTCGGCGCGTCGTCGCGGCGTGTTTTCGCGGATCGCCCGTTCCCGACGATCAAGGCGTCGGACACGGCGGCGCCGCGCCTGATTCATCCGTGGTTCGACCGGGCGCTGGCGATGCCGGAGCTACTGCGCGCGCAGTCGTTTCCCGACGATTTCATCGTCCCGCGGCGCACGCCCTCGATCGGCAACGCGGTGCCGCCGGTGCTGGCCTGGCATATCGCGCGAAGTATCGCCCGGATCCTGAAGTGA
- a CDS encoding STAS/SEC14 domain-containing protein, translating to MFEVVGGKAEGNLVGLRISGKLTKQELDEIGERAQALAEAQGKLRLVVIMDDFHGWDSVKAAWEDLKLEGKLNKHVERVAMVGDKDWQRISAKLMTPFTKGEVKYFERTQEGDAWAWAKGEGHA from the coding sequence ATGTTTGAAGTTGTTGGCGGCAAAGCCGAAGGCAACCTGGTCGGCCTTCGCATCAGCGGAAAATTGACCAAACAAGAGCTCGACGAAATCGGCGAGCGCGCGCAGGCGCTTGCCGAGGCGCAAGGCAAGCTTCGCCTGGTCGTCATCATGGACGACTTCCACGGGTGGGATTCCGTAAAGGCGGCCTGGGAGGATCTGAAACTGGAGGGGAAGCTGAACAAACACGTCGAGCGCGTCGCTATGGTCGGCGACAAGGACTGGCAGCGAATCTCGGCGAAACTCATGACGCCCTTCACCAAAGGCGAAGTGAAATACTTCGAGCGCACGCAGGAAGGCGATGCGTGGGCCTGGGCCAAGGGCGAAGGACACGCGTGA
- a CDS encoding class I SAM-dependent methyltransferase has translation MSRFDEMYQSLGQAPWDIGRPQPVILALEESGEIRGRVLDAGCGTGENALYLAARGHEVVGIDFSEPAIAFANDKAAERGIARVSFARLSAHDAGRLEGVFDTVIDVGLFHTFPDEDREPWVDSLRRVTAPGSRYFLMCFSEHEKREGGPRRVTQEEIRDTFAEGFKILSIESARFVSNIHEDGAAAWLARLVRV, from the coding sequence ATGAGCCGCTTTGACGAAATGTACCAATCCCTCGGCCAGGCGCCGTGGGATATCGGAAGGCCGCAGCCGGTCATTCTCGCGCTCGAGGAATCCGGCGAAATCCGCGGGCGCGTGCTCGACGCGGGGTGCGGCACAGGTGAAAACGCCCTGTATCTCGCGGCGCGCGGGCACGAGGTCGTCGGCATCGACTTTTCCGAACCGGCGATCGCCTTCGCGAACGACAAGGCGGCGGAGCGCGGCATCGCGCGCGTGAGTTTCGCGCGGCTTTCCGCCCACGACGCCGGAAGGCTCGAAGGCGTCTTCGATACCGTCATCGACGTGGGGCTTTTCCACACGTTTCCGGACGAGGACCGCGAGCCGTGGGTGGATTCGCTGCGCCGCGTCACGGCGCCCGGCTCGCGCTATTTCCTGATGTGCTTTTCCGAGCACGAAAAGCGCGAGGGCGGTCCGAGGCGGGTTACGCAGGAAGAGATCCGCGACACCTTCGCCGAGGGATTCAAGATTCTCTCGATCGAATCCGCCCGGTTCGTTTCGAACATCCACGAGGACGGCGCCGCCGCGTGGCTGGCGCGGCTGGTACGGGTTTAG
- a CDS encoding ArsA family ATPase has protein sequence MPHKTLFSRRLLFITGKGGVGKTTIAASLAVAARDRGMRVLLVEVGVTENLGQLFHKWIPVYNIATVEDDLDVLRLDPYLAFQDYLAQQMKFEWAAKKFLETDVIRALLQAAPGWRELITLGKIWTIEQAADKRTGKPEYDLIVVDAPATGHGVGFFRVPRAIIDTFKYGPIRHHTQEVQKLLLDPHRTLLNVVTLPEEMPMNEACEMFDAARDQLLMPFGFVFINMMPQKVLTPAQQQRIDALAKDGKALAALDAALPGGHERLLAAGRREQARRKLAEGYVTRAKKRIDAEFVELPYLYQEAMNRDGLSVLARAIEEAGA, from the coding sequence ATGCCGCACAAAACCCTATTTTCGCGCCGGCTGCTTTTCATCACGGGGAAAGGCGGCGTCGGCAAGACGACGATCGCCGCCTCGCTGGCCGTGGCCGCGCGCGACCGCGGCATGCGCGTGCTGCTCGTGGAGGTCGGGGTGACCGAAAACCTCGGCCAGCTCTTTCACAAGTGGATTCCCGTTTACAATATCGCCACGGTCGAGGACGACCTGGACGTGCTGAGGCTCGATCCTTACCTCGCGTTTCAGGACTACCTCGCACAACAGATGAAATTCGAGTGGGCCGCGAAAAAGTTCCTGGAGACCGACGTCATCCGGGCGCTTTTGCAGGCCGCGCCGGGCTGGCGTGAGCTGATCACCCTCGGGAAGATCTGGACGATCGAGCAGGCGGCGGACAAGCGGACCGGCAAGCCGGAATACGATCTCATCGTCGTGGACGCGCCGGCAACCGGGCACGGCGTCGGATTCTTCCGCGTGCCGAGGGCCATCATCGACACATTCAAATACGGGCCGATCCGGCATCATACGCAGGAGGTTCAAAAACTCCTGCTCGATCCGCACCGCACGCTTTTGAACGTCGTGACGCTGCCCGAGGAGATGCCGATGAACGAGGCGTGCGAGATGTTCGACGCCGCGCGCGACCAACTGCTGATGCCGTTCGGGTTCGTGTTCATAAACATGATGCCGCAAAAGGTGCTGACACCCGCGCAGCAACAGCGCATCGACGCGCTCGCCAAGGACGGGAAGGCGCTTGCGGCGCTCGACGCCGCGCTTCCCGGCGGGCACGAGAGGCTTTTGGCCGCCGGACGGCGCGAACAGGCGCGCCGCAAACTCGCGGAAGGCTACGTGACGCGCGCGAAAAAGCGCATCGATGCGGAGTTCGTCGAGCTGCCGTATCTCTATCAGGAGGCGATGAACCGCGACGGGCTGTCCGTGCTCGCGCGGGCCATCGAGGAAGCCGGGGCGTAG
- a CDS encoding SGNH/GDSL hydrolase family protein — protein sequence MATSDAPLRARAIQRHALAFAGFLAAMFVLWETIARFIPYVGMLQYDPVLLWTNQRTIGSGINEQGLRGPAVDPEARPDLRILALGCSSTYGLIVPEAAAYPRRLETRLRERLPGRSIEVLNAGVNGYSSYQGVTLLRDLGPLYRPQIVTFMFGHTDKWKSRRYAGGDKSRVMPELTRLERMMRDAPSALLRLNVYPLAAPRRKKNRPPPAGESAMRVPPGEFLDNAEEIARLASAWGGRVIFLTYPAKSLDTEEYDAALREYAPPRREVLVDAAAILRAAGDDAFLLDEYHPSRAGHDLIAAALADAVLELRPDLVPVR from the coding sequence ATGGCTACATCTGACGCACCGCTCCGCGCCCGCGCGATTCAGCGGCACGCGCTCGCGTTCGCGGGCTTTCTGGCGGCGATGTTCGTGCTCTGGGAGACGATCGCGCGCTTCATTCCGTACGTGGGGATGCTTCAGTACGACCCGGTGCTGCTATGGACAAATCAGCGGACCATCGGTTCGGGCATCAACGAGCAGGGGCTCCGCGGCCCGGCCGTCGATCCGGAGGCGCGGCCGGATCTTCGTATCCTCGCGTTGGGTTGTTCGTCGACCTACGGCCTGATCGTGCCGGAGGCGGCGGCGTACCCGCGCCGTCTCGAGACGCGCCTTCGCGAGCGCCTGCCCGGCCGGTCGATCGAGGTACTGAACGCGGGCGTCAACGGCTATTCGTCGTACCAGGGCGTCACGCTGCTTCGCGACCTGGGGCCGCTTTATCGGCCGCAGATCGTGACGTTCATGTTCGGACATACCGACAAATGGAAATCGCGCCGTTACGCCGGCGGGGACAAATCACGCGTCATGCCCGAGCTGACCCGGCTTGAGCGGATGATGCGCGACGCGCCAAGCGCGCTGCTGCGCCTGAACGTCTATCCGCTCGCCGCGCCGCGTCGCAAGAAAAACAGGCCGCCGCCGGCGGGCGAATCGGCGATGCGCGTTCCTCCGGGCGAGTTTCTCGACAACGCGGAGGAGATCGCGCGGCTCGCTTCGGCGTGGGGCGGGCGCGTCATCTTCCTGACCTACCCCGCGAAAAGTCTCGACACCGAGGAATATGACGCGGCGCTGCGCGAATACGCGCCCCCACGCCGTGAGGTTCTCGTCGATGCGGCGGCGATCCTGCGCGCCGCGGGCGACGACGCGTTCCTGCTTGATGAGTACCACCCGAGCCGCGCGGGCCACGATCTTATCGCGGCGGCGCTGGCGGACGCGGTGCTGGAGTTGCGGCCGGACCTTGTTCCCGTGCGATAG
- a CDS encoding phosphotransferase: MPRAKRFIDESTVGLILKRYGLRLRDRPRLLTGGLENTNFVVDTNAGLFVLRRYDDAPRGRAARELPFLSYLAERNFPTPEPIHTIDGRRHTTHHGRPIALLRFVPGDVPPRMTMNVASEIGVALARLHIVGAAYPEKLPGLERLGTIANAARARRAYPGRDRFRRIAKNFLETDGAILRRALPRLPGGPIHHDLHRLNVIFRGDRLAAVLDFVSLHRAPYIIDLARSLHYFAGENKAHVLPPRVARAMIDGYVSRRPLSGDETAILPAAFQFVNLFDAAAYIRANAGRMRSLADCKSLRIYLANRQTRWRLPS, from the coding sequence ATGCCGCGGGCCAAACGATTCATCGACGAATCGACCGTGGGGTTGATCCTGAAGCGTTACGGGTTGCGCCTGCGCGATCGCCCGCGCCTCCTGACGGGCGGGCTCGAGAACACGAACTTCGTCGTCGACACCAATGCGGGCCTCTTCGTGCTGCGCCGGTACGACGATGCGCCCCGCGGCCGCGCGGCGCGCGAGCTACCTTTTCTGTCCTATCTCGCCGAGCGCAATTTCCCCACGCCCGAACCGATCCACACGATCGACGGTCGCCGCCACACGACGCATCACGGCCGCCCGATCGCGCTGCTGCGTTTCGTGCCGGGCGACGTGCCGCCGAGGATGACGATGAACGTCGCGTCGGAGATCGGCGTGGCGCTCGCGCGGCTTCACATCGTCGGCGCGGCGTATCCCGAAAAGCTGCCGGGCCTGGAAAGGCTCGGAACCATCGCGAACGCCGCGCGCGCCCGGCGCGCCTATCCCGGGCGCGACCGCTTCCGGCGCATCGCGAAAAATTTTCTCGAAACCGACGGCGCGATCCTCCGCCGCGCGCTTCCGCGGCTGCCCGGCGGGCCGATCCATCACGATCTGCACCGGCTGAACGTCATCTTTCGCGGCGATCGTCTTGCCGCCGTCCTCGACTTCGTCTCGCTGCACCGCGCGCCGTATATCATCGACCTCGCGCGTTCGCTGCACTACTTCGCCGGGGAGAACAAGGCGCACGTGCTGCCGCCGCGCGTCGCGCGCGCCATGATTGACGGATATGTTTCGCGGCGTCCGCTCTCCGGCGACGAAACGGCCATCCTTCCCGCCGCGTTCCAGTTCGTGAACCTCTTCGACGCCGCGGCGTACATCCGCGCGAACGCGGGCCGGATGCGATCGCTCGCCGATTGCAAAAGCCTGCGTATCTATCTCGCGAACCGCCAAACGCGGTGGCGTTTGCCTTCTTGA
- a CDS encoding CBS domain-containing protein translates to MKIREVMSRQIQYVQPNDTVRTTAEKMREFDVGAIPVIDGENCIGIVTDRDIALRSVAEGYDPMTEQIADIMSAGVVSCLEDDELEKATRIMEQNKVRRLLVVNTQGKPIGVVSMGDIAQNVEDAAASELVREVTEP, encoded by the coding sequence ATGAAGATAAGAGAAGTCATGTCACGCCAGATTCAATACGTTCAGCCGAACGACACCGTGAGAACGACCGCCGAGAAGATGCGGGAGTTCGACGTCGGCGCGATCCCGGTGATCGACGGCGAAAACTGCATTGGCATCGTGACCGACCGCGACATCGCGCTTCGCAGCGTGGCCGAGGGATACGATCCCATGACCGAGCAGATCGCCGACATCATGAGCGCGGGCGTCGTCTCCTGCCTGGAGGACGACGAACTCGAAAAGGCGACGCGGATCATGGAACAGAACAAGGTGCGCCGGCTGCTCGTCGTGAATACGCAGGGCAAGCCCATCGGCGTCGTCTCGATGGGCGACATCGCGCAGAACGTCGAAGACGCCGCCGCAAGCGAACTCGTCCGCGAAGTGACGGAACCGTAA